In Puniceibacterium sp. IMCC21224, one genomic interval encodes:
- a CDS encoding plasmid pRiA4b ORF-3 family protein: MIELKIELVDIKPPIWRRILVPNDINLDILHSVLQGAMPWQDYHLHEFEIAEDRFEARDESDDSWDPNDGRKDEKRFTLGELVKKGSQFTYTYDFGDGWRHLVTVEKVNKPTGRPDLDFPACVAGERACPPEDCGGPYSYEEFLDALTDKRHPEHRDTKKWAGAFEPEAFSVQQANAAVGAMFVWAKERRDRK; the protein is encoded by the coding sequence TTGATTGAGCTGAAAATCGAACTTGTTGACATTAAACCACCGATCTGGCGCCGAATCCTCGTGCCGAATGACATCAACTTGGACATCCTGCATTCCGTTCTCCAGGGCGCTATGCCTTGGCAAGACTATCATTTGCATGAATTCGAGATTGCCGAAGACAGGTTCGAGGCCCGCGACGAAAGTGACGACAGCTGGGACCCAAACGATGGCCGGAAGGACGAAAAGAGGTTTACTCTTGGAGAGCTGGTCAAGAAAGGCAGCCAGTTCACATACACTTATGATTTCGGCGATGGTTGGCGACATCTCGTCACTGTCGAGAAGGTTAACAAACCAACCGGAAGACCAGATCTGGACTTTCCCGCCTGTGTTGCCGGAGAGCGCGCGTGCCCGCCAGAGGACTGTGGAGGGCCCTACTCTTACGAAGAGTTTCTCGACGCGCTGACCGACAAACGCCACCCGGAACATCGTGATACAAAGAAATGGGCGGGCGCGTTCGAACCGGAAGCGTTCAGCGTGCAGCAAGCCAATGCTGCCGTCGGTGCGATGTTTGTATGGGCAAAAGAACGCCGCGATCGAAAGTGA
- a CDS encoding DUF736 family protein — protein sequence MTTNCIKFTSADIETAKGVGSISTLTFDLDITVEPVASSNPMAPTHRVLGRSPRGKLVECGGIWKKQNKETGADYYTLTIRDHGFNANLGKAANQDDLSLQAVIPWGPKDAA from the coding sequence ATGACCACGAACTGCATCAAATTCACGAGCGCCGACATCGAAACCGCCAAGGGCGTCGGCTCCATCTCGACCCTGACCTTCGACCTCGACATCACGGTCGAACCCGTCGCGAGCTCGAACCCGATGGCCCCCACGCACCGCGTCCTCGGCCGCTCACCGCGCGGCAAGCTTGTCGAGTGCGGCGGCATCTGGAAGAAGCAGAACAAGGAGACCGGCGCCGACTACTACACGCTGACTATCCGCGATCACGGCTTCAACGCCAACCTCGGCAAGGCCGCGAACCAGGACGATCTGTCCTTGCAGGCCGTGATCCCCTGGGGTCCCAAAGACGCAGCCTAA
- a CDS encoding helix-turn-helix domain-containing protein, which yields MSNSTDSNGGFGDRLRLAREARGINQTELAAKTGLQPSAIGHFEKERRKPSFANIRTLAKALSVTSDYLLGRTSDMAGATTAFRGEENLSDDDREHIQMMIDLMNQRKSGR from the coding sequence ATGTCAAATTCTACGGATTCCAACGGCGGGTTCGGTGACAGGTTGCGGCTAGCTAGAGAGGCGCGAGGGATCAACCAAACGGAGCTTGCGGCGAAAACAGGGTTACAGCCATCAGCGATCGGCCATTTCGAGAAGGAACGGCGCAAGCCTTCCTTTGCGAACATTCGGACCCTCGCCAAAGCATTAAGCGTTACATCAGACTACTTGCTCGGCAGGACCAGTGATATGGCCGGGGCAACAACGGCTTTTCGCGGTGAAGAAAATTTATCGGATGACGACCGAGAACACATCCAAATGATGATCGACCTCATGAACCAAAGAAAGTCAGGTCGTTGA
- a CDS encoding ImmA/IrrE family metallo-endopeptidase, with protein MSKFRIHMARRQGELKAKEKGYDAFPVDPFAIAETEDIFVEPKDPGRVGVSGGIIFHEESVGIFYATDIKSEGFRRFTVAHELGHYFLEGHPEEILKTAPIHMSRAGFSQGTSSIELEADHFASGLLMPSKLVGEVIGGNRVGLDGIVALAHLAECSLTASAIRAAECCDYPMAVVVSSGDKVAYAFLSESFKKLDKLTFLKKGTPLPRTHTLRFNADTQNIRSARSICGQTSLAEWFSCGRRLALDEEVIGLGAYGFTLTVLSSEELADDPDDEAYEEEASLIESWTPKFARGR; from the coding sequence TTGAGCAAATTCCGAATTCATATGGCGCGACGCCAAGGTGAACTCAAAGCAAAAGAAAAAGGCTACGATGCCTTCCCCGTTGATCCGTTTGCGATTGCGGAGACCGAAGACATCTTTGTTGAGCCAAAGGATCCCGGCCGGGTTGGCGTGAGCGGCGGGATCATCTTCCATGAAGAGAGCGTTGGCATCTTCTATGCGACCGATATCAAGAGCGAAGGGTTTCGCAGGTTCACCGTGGCTCACGAACTTGGCCACTATTTTCTTGAGGGGCATCCCGAGGAAATTCTGAAGACTGCTCCGATCCACATGTCCAGGGCCGGGTTTTCACAAGGGACCAGCTCGATAGAGCTAGAGGCGGATCATTTTGCGTCTGGGTTGCTAATGCCCTCCAAGCTGGTTGGCGAGGTGATCGGGGGAAACCGTGTCGGTCTGGACGGAATCGTTGCGCTGGCTCACTTGGCAGAGTGCTCCCTTACAGCCTCTGCCATCAGAGCTGCAGAATGTTGCGACTATCCGATGGCGGTCGTCGTCAGTTCCGGCGACAAGGTCGCATATGCGTTCTTGTCTGAAAGCTTCAAAAAGCTCGACAAGCTCACATTCCTCAAAAAGGGTACTCCGCTGCCACGAACCCATACCCTGCGGTTCAATGCTGATACGCAAAACATCCGGTCCGCACGCTCGATTTGTGGACAAACCAGTCTTGCTGAATGGTTCTCTTGCGGGCGACGGCTTGCGTTGGATGAAGAAGTCATCGGTCTCGGCGCTTACGGCTTCACCCTTACCGTCCTTTCCAGCGAAGAACTTGCCGACGACCCTGATGACGAGGCCTACGAAGAAGAAGCCTCATTGATTGAGAGCTGGACCCCCAAGTTCGCTCGAGGTCGCTAG